The following proteins are encoded in a genomic region of Polynucleobacter paludilacus:
- a CDS encoding NRDE family protein, which translates to MCLILFAWKSHPDYPLVVAANRDEFYERDTQAMHWWPEHPEVLAGRDKADVLGSPGTWLGFAKTGRFAALTNVRAPSEKRPDTRTRGELSLMYLAGKEHPQEFIQTHGKRFDQYNGFNLLMADFSNPENAEMHWVSNRLMMGQQIRPRKVFPENPLSPGVYGLSNAMLDTPWPKVNHRIAAFAQTLAMDHGGLKNADQYLRLLADTHVANDHELPSTGVSKDWEKALSPAFVKTSSYGTRSSTLLRVRKDGAFEMVERRFDANGTVGHDVITGVLSNASGSNLSV; encoded by the coding sequence ATGTGCCTAATCCTCTTTGCCTGGAAATCGCATCCAGACTACCCTTTGGTGGTAGCTGCAAATCGTGATGAATTTTATGAGCGCGATACCCAAGCGATGCATTGGTGGCCGGAGCATCCGGAGGTCTTGGCAGGCAGGGATAAAGCCGATGTGCTTGGCAGCCCAGGAACATGGTTAGGTTTTGCCAAAACTGGTCGTTTTGCCGCCCTAACAAATGTCAGAGCCCCCAGTGAAAAAAGACCGGATACGCGAACCCGTGGCGAACTATCCCTGATGTATTTAGCGGGCAAGGAGCACCCCCAGGAATTTATTCAGACTCATGGCAAGCGCTTTGACCAATACAACGGCTTTAATCTCCTGATGGCTGATTTCAGTAATCCAGAAAACGCTGAGATGCACTGGGTTAGCAATCGTCTCATGATGGGTCAACAAATTCGTCCGCGGAAGGTGTTTCCTGAAAACCCTCTAAGCCCGGGAGTCTACGGGCTCTCCAATGCCATGCTGGATACACCATGGCCTAAAGTCAATCACCGGATAGCGGCATTTGCTCAAACATTGGCCATGGATCATGGCGGACTCAAAAACGCTGATCAGTATTTGCGCTTATTGGCCGACACTCACGTGGCCAATGACCATGAATTGCCTTCTACTGGCGTGAGTAAGGATTGGGAAAAAGCCCTCTCACCTGCTTTTGTCAAAACCTCTTCCTATGGCACCCGATCCAGTACGCTTTTAAGGGTTCGCAAAGACGGTGCTTTTGAAATGGTGGAGCGGCGCTTTGATGCCAATGGAACCGTCGGTCATGATGTCATCACGGGCGTGCTGAGCAATGCATCCGGCTCTAATTTATCGGTTTAA
- the msrB gene encoding peptide-methionine (R)-S-oxide reductase MsrB — translation MNMKKTDAEYKSALSEIEYKVTREAATERPFTGKYWDHWDQGQYQCVCCHTPLFRSSSKFDAGCGWPSYNAPENASAIQEVKDSSHGMIRTEVRCSNCNAHLGHVFEDGPAPTGLRYCINSASLRFEPSDLAQEPEQKEAS, via the coding sequence ATGAACATGAAAAAAACGGATGCTGAATATAAATCTGCTTTAAGCGAGATTGAATACAAAGTCACCAGAGAAGCGGCAACCGAGAGGCCCTTTACTGGTAAATATTGGGATCATTGGGATCAGGGTCAATACCAGTGTGTTTGCTGCCATACCCCTCTATTTAGGTCTAGTAGCAAATTTGATGCGGGTTGTGGCTGGCCAAGTTATAACGCCCCCGAAAACGCTTCAGCTATACAAGAAGTTAAAGATTCAAGCCATGGCATGATTCGGACCGAGGTGCGTTGCTCAAATTGCAATGCGCATCTTGGGCATGTGTTTGAGGACGGCCCCGCCCCCACCGGTCTAAGGTACTGCATTAATTCTGCTTCACTCCGTTTTGAGCCGAGCGATCTCGCTCAAGAGCCAGAACAGAAAGAGGCGTCTTAA
- the ygfZ gene encoding CAF17-like 4Fe-4S cluster assembly/insertion protein YgfZ — protein MNPISTTKTDNSALWESTPLSDWGLILVEGPDSEQFLQNQLTNSVQGLESAKGSQAAHGSAQVRLVGYCSPKGRLLASAWLLLQVNIVGGEEIKRYGLLISRDIAASTAKRLSMYVLRSKLTVKDVSDSWDVEGHLIRDTKTPYLGNPDEISLQLPSVTVDGDIFERIISARPKQPLLNTHKQSKNLELWNDLEVLSGIPRIVMATQEQFVPQMINFESVAGIDFKKGCYPGQEIVARSQYRGAIKRRLHLARLLHHDLDTVAHAPGTEVFHSQDPNQPAGMVVLSAKNPFAPSRIDLQIEIKLEALENGDIHLGSIDGPVLKIDSLPYPLIEI, from the coding sequence GTGAACCCTATTTCAACTACAAAAACAGACAACTCAGCTCTCTGGGAGAGCACCCCCTTATCCGATTGGGGCCTTATTCTGGTGGAGGGACCTGATTCAGAGCAATTCCTGCAAAACCAGCTCACCAATTCGGTTCAAGGCTTAGAGTCGGCTAAAGGCAGTCAAGCTGCCCATGGCAGCGCTCAAGTTCGTTTGGTGGGCTACTGTAGCCCCAAAGGCCGCTTATTAGCCAGCGCATGGTTACTCTTGCAGGTAAATATAGTGGGCGGAGAGGAAATTAAGCGCTATGGGCTATTGATCTCCAGAGATATTGCGGCAAGTACCGCAAAGCGACTGAGCATGTATGTGTTGCGATCTAAACTGACCGTTAAAGATGTTTCGGATAGCTGGGATGTAGAGGGTCATCTAATACGCGATACTAAAACACCATACCTAGGTAATCCTGATGAAATTTCACTGCAACTACCTTCGGTTACAGTTGATGGAGATATTTTTGAGCGCATTATTTCTGCCCGACCAAAACAGCCCCTTCTCAATACCCATAAGCAAAGCAAAAATTTAGAGCTCTGGAATGATCTTGAGGTATTAAGTGGCATACCCAGAATTGTGATGGCAACCCAGGAGCAGTTTGTGCCTCAAATGATCAATTTTGAATCTGTTGCAGGTATCGATTTCAAAAAGGGTTGTTATCCAGGACAAGAAATCGTAGCGAGGAGCCAATATCGGGGCGCAATCAAGAGACGTCTTCATTTAGCTCGGCTTCTACATCACGATCTAGACACTGTCGCCCATGCCCCTGGCACCGAAGTTTTTCATTCGCAAGATCCAAACCAACCAGCCGGCATGGTTGTGCTTTCTGCAAAAAATCCATTTGCACCCTCCAGGATTGACCTGCAAATAGAGATAAAGCTAGAGGCGCTCGAAAATGGGGATATCCATTTGGGAAGTATCGATGGGCCTGTGTTAAAAATAGACTCGTTGCCTTACCCTTTGATCGAAATCTAA
- a CDS encoding protein adenylyltransferase SelO — MAFLLQGDDVLHQVNPSPLPDPYWVAFSSSAAKLINIPLGRAQLPSDPKWLEVLAGNRLDLDDKTFDRPIATAYSGHQFGVWAGHLGDGRAILLGEINGQELQLKGAGKTRYSRMGDGRAVLRSSIREFLCSEAMHGLGIPSSRALAVVGSNQAVRRETLETAAVCSRLAPSFIRIGHFEHYAALQKVERLQELADYLIDHFYPECRAAKEPYLELFKAISARSADLVAQWQAVGFCHGVLNTDNISALGLTIDYGPFGFLDQFQIDHVCNHSDSGGRYAYHRQPQIMHWNMACLASAMCPLLEINHPSETAQALLRSALEEFPKLYAGRWQGLFRAKLGLQTVEFEDISLIERLLQVMHDARVDYTFFFRKLANYDSILLKPPKEARDLFNHLAVIDEWFRDYGLRLQSENSVDAERKMLMNACNPKFILRNHLAQDAIEKAQIQDYSEVSKLLAILENPFDEQENNEAYANPPPSEYRPVEVSCSS, encoded by the coding sequence ATGGCATTTTTACTGCAAGGCGACGATGTTCTGCATCAAGTCAATCCCAGCCCCTTACCTGATCCTTATTGGGTTGCTTTTTCTTCCTCCGCAGCTAAGCTGATCAATATTCCTTTGGGGCGTGCACAACTCCCCAGCGATCCAAAATGGCTTGAAGTACTTGCCGGAAATCGATTAGATCTTGACGACAAAACATTCGACCGTCCTATCGCTACTGCCTATAGTGGCCATCAATTTGGTGTCTGGGCTGGGCATTTGGGTGATGGGAGAGCAATTTTGCTTGGAGAAATCAATGGCCAGGAACTACAGCTCAAAGGAGCAGGCAAAACTCGCTATTCCCGAATGGGCGATGGGCGAGCAGTGCTTCGCTCCTCAATCAGAGAATTTCTTTGTAGCGAAGCAATGCATGGTCTAGGCATTCCAAGCAGTCGCGCACTTGCTGTAGTAGGCTCAAACCAAGCAGTCCGAAGAGAAACCCTAGAAACTGCTGCGGTGTGCTCTCGTCTTGCTCCTAGCTTTATCCGCATAGGGCATTTTGAACATTACGCCGCTCTACAAAAAGTAGAACGCTTGCAAGAATTGGCTGATTATTTAATAGACCATTTTTATCCAGAATGTAGAGCTGCTAAAGAGCCTTATCTTGAGCTATTCAAGGCCATCTCCGCAAGAAGTGCCGATCTCGTAGCGCAATGGCAAGCTGTCGGCTTCTGCCATGGCGTATTAAATACAGACAATATTAGCGCCTTGGGCTTAACGATTGATTACGGACCGTTTGGTTTCTTGGATCAATTTCAAATCGATCATGTTTGCAACCATAGTGATAGCGGTGGCCGATATGCTTATCATCGTCAACCCCAAATCATGCACTGGAATATGGCGTGCTTAGCCAGTGCAATGTGCCCGCTTTTAGAGATCAATCACCCAAGCGAAACAGCACAAGCATTATTACGTTCCGCCTTAGAGGAATTCCCTAAGCTCTACGCAGGGAGATGGCAGGGTCTCTTCAGAGCAAAGCTGGGGCTGCAGACGGTAGAGTTTGAAGACATCAGCCTCATTGAAAGATTATTGCAAGTGATGCATGACGCTAGAGTCGACTACACCTTCTTTTTTAGAAAGCTGGCTAATTACGACTCTATTCTTCTCAAGCCGCCAAAAGAGGCTCGCGATCTTTTTAATCATCTTGCAGTAATCGATGAATGGTTTAGAGATTATGGTTTGAGGCTTCAATCTGAAAATAGCGTAGATGCAGAGAGAAAAATGCTCATGAATGCTTGCAATCCGAAATTCATTTTGCGCAATCACTTAGCCCAAGATGCCATTGAAAAGGCTCAAATACAGGACTACTCAGAAGTCAGTAAATTATTGGCTATTTTAGAAAACCCATTTGATGAGCAAGAAAATAATGAAGCCTATGCAAATCCCCCTCCTTCAGAGTATCGTCCTGTTGAAGTTAGTTGCTCCTCTTAA
- the mltG gene encoding endolytic transglycosylase MltG, whose protein sequence is MSQKFQKMNLLNLKKQPTWVIWLFGTLIGLLIFFYAAIFLITVVPTNPNFSDGSGYKVKIQPKSGLNSIAMQMQDQGLAVNPVVFHISARALFVGSRLKPGTYLFPLDAGLGKILLQMARGDRVRESVSIIPGMTIWQVRALIDAHPALNHQTRSMSSRELLAQLHLTYPSLEGAFFPDTYVFDPDEMDLMIYQRAAQAMQKQLLSAWSEKTASSPLKTPYELLILASIIEKETGRASDRNLIAAVFLNRLKLGMKLQTDPTVIYGIGPKFDGNLRKADLTRNSPYNTYMHKGLPPTPISMPSKESLLAAVTPSNSKALFFVAKGDGSSHFSATLSEHEAAVDQYQRKKSLQNSPH, encoded by the coding sequence ATGAGTCAAAAATTTCAGAAAATGAATTTATTAAACCTAAAAAAGCAACCAACATGGGTTATCTGGTTGTTTGGCACATTGATTGGTTTATTAATCTTTTTTTATGCCGCGATATTCCTCATTACTGTTGTTCCGACAAATCCAAATTTTTCAGATGGTTCAGGCTATAAAGTCAAAATTCAACCCAAATCTGGTCTCAATTCAATTGCGATGCAAATGCAAGATCAGGGTCTTGCCGTTAATCCTGTGGTGTTTCACATCAGTGCCAGAGCGCTATTTGTTGGCTCAAGACTAAAGCCAGGCACCTATCTTTTTCCTCTAGATGCCGGATTGGGAAAGATTTTGTTACAAATGGCTAGGGGCGATCGGGTACGTGAGAGCGTTTCAATTATCCCAGGCATGACTATTTGGCAGGTGAGGGCATTAATCGATGCGCATCCTGCTTTGAATCATCAAACCCGGTCAATGAGTTCTAGAGAGTTGCTCGCTCAATTGCATTTAACTTACCCAAGTTTGGAGGGGGCATTTTTTCCCGATACCTACGTGTTCGATCCAGATGAAATGGATCTCATGATTTATCAGCGAGCAGCACAAGCAATGCAAAAACAGCTTTTATCCGCTTGGTCTGAAAAGACTGCAAGCAGCCCACTGAAGACGCCTTATGAGCTCCTCATATTGGCTTCGATTATTGAGAAAGAGACCGGTAGGGCTAGTGATCGCAATTTAATTGCTGCGGTATTTTTAAACCGCCTCAAGCTAGGAATGAAACTGCAGACGGACCCAACGGTGATTTACGGTATTGGCCCTAAATTTGATGGAAATCTGCGTAAAGCCGACTTGACCCGAAACAGTCCCTACAATACCTATATGCACAAAGGTCTACCCCCTACGCCGATTTCAATGCCAAGCAAGGAGTCTTTGCTGGCAGCCGTTACACCTTCCAATAGCAAGGCACTTTTCTTCGTGGCGAAAGGGGATGGAAGTAGCCATTTCTCTGCGACTCTTTCTGAGCATGAAGCCGCGGTTGATCAATATCAGCGCAAAAAATCATTACAAAACTCGCCACATTAA
- a CDS encoding PaaI family thioesterase, with protein sequence MTTPLQTQTSQQLANLGEELNVPFLKLLGVRCISAEMGKGEILLALKPEHKNTWEVAHGGVLLTLMDVAMAVAARSADPADRSVVTIELKNNFMQAANGILRVKAETVRNTATMAFCEAKLYNDLGETCCMATGTFKYLKRLPSRNAAGERVINDDLRWE encoded by the coding sequence ATGACAACTCCATTACAAACTCAAACTTCACAGCAACTAGCCAATCTAGGCGAAGAATTGAATGTTCCTTTTTTAAAGCTACTGGGTGTACGTTGTATCAGTGCAGAGATGGGCAAAGGTGAAATCCTGCTTGCGCTCAAGCCAGAGCATAAAAATACTTGGGAGGTCGCGCATGGCGGTGTTTTATTGACATTAATGGATGTTGCTATGGCTGTCGCCGCACGCTCAGCTGATCCTGCGGATCGAAGCGTGGTTACGATTGAATTGAAGAATAACTTTATGCAAGCAGCGAACGGCATCTTGCGAGTGAAGGCTGAGACTGTACGTAACACTGCCACGATGGCATTTTGCGAAGCCAAGCTTTATAACGATCTGGGTGAAACCTGCTGCATGGCAACGGGTACGTTTAAATATCTAAAGCGCTTACCATCACGCAATGCCGCAGGAGAGCGGGTCATTAACGACGATCTACGTTGGGAATAG
- a CDS encoding septation protein A: MKFLFDLFPIILFFIAFKLADIYTATIVAMVATIGQILWVYYRHRKIDAMQWVSLVLIVVFGSLTIFLHDKTFIQLKPTALYWLFSGTLLISAQFFQKNWIQVLMGKQITLKAHSQQSAWQKLNYAWSLFFFLMGALNLYVAFEYSEDAWVNFKLFGSTGLLIVFIILQGVWLSKHMEQVSE, encoded by the coding sequence ATGAAATTCTTATTCGATCTCTTTCCTATCATCCTCTTTTTCATTGCCTTTAAGTTGGCAGACATCTATACGGCAACGATCGTAGCGATGGTGGCAACCATAGGTCAAATTCTCTGGGTCTACTATCGTCATCGCAAAATTGATGCCATGCAGTGGGTTAGCTTAGTGCTCATTGTGGTATTTGGAAGTCTCACTATTTTCCTGCATGACAAAACCTTTATCCAACTCAAGCCTACTGCGCTCTACTGGTTATTTTCTGGAACCCTATTAATCAGTGCACAATTTTTTCAAAAGAATTGGATCCAAGTACTCATGGGTAAGCAAATTACCCTGAAAGCCCATAGTCAACAGTCTGCATGGCAAAAGTTAAATTATGCTTGGTCGCTCTTCTTCTTTTTGATGGGCGCTCTTAATTTGTATGTTGCCTTTGAATATTCTGAAGATGCCTGGGTTAACTTTAAACTCTTTGGTAGTACTGGTCTGCTCATTGTCTTCATCATCTTGCAAGGCGTGTGGCTATCAAAACACATGGAGCAAGTTAGCGAATGA